The genomic region TGTCACACATTTCTGCAAAGCAGGGATGtttgcccatttttcagatgacagAATGGAGGCTGAGAGCAGTCAGGTTGACCTGCTCCAGATCACCCAGCCACAAATGGAGGTGGTCAAAACTCACTGCTCTGAGGGGCCCTTAGCCCCTCTGAAGGCTTGCATTAGAGGTGCTCAGTCAGGGTGATTGTATTAGGGATCTCTGATACTCCTCTGGGGCTTTCCACCTCCGTGATTCAGTTCAGCTGCCTCTTCCAGCAAGATGTCCTCCCTGACCAGTTCAGCCTGGAGGGATTGCTCCCCACCCCTGAAATCAGGACATGCTCTTGTCCCAATCACTTACCAACCACCTGCCACTGCCTGGTGATGTCTCACCCATGGCCAGATTTAAATGatgtttcataataaaaatgtacCTTTAAGCAGACTTAACCAAGAATGGAATGTAAGGAACATCCTATTTGTACCCTCCAGACCTCCTGCCATCTGCTGCTACCCACAAAGGGCAAAATAAAAGTCTAAAATGTGTAAGTCCCTGAGAGCAGAGCTTTATCTCTTGTGATCATTTCTGTATCCCCAGTACCCGCAGTAATGCTGACACAAAGTTGGTTCTCAATAAATACCTGTTAAGTTTTATTAATGTGTTTTAATTGTTGAttgatggggggcgggggggggggttggtgggCAGACCTGGCTATACAACCTGACAGATCTGACCCCCAGATTCGAAACCATGGCTTTGAGGTGACCAGCCACCACTGCAGGCCCTCAGCCCCCGTTTGTGGAGGCCACGGCCTGCAGTAGGCCGCCTCCTCACTCGGCTGTCTTTGAAGTGTCCCCCAGCTCTGGCATCCTGTGAATCTGGAATTCTCTCTTGTGCTTGTTTGAAATTATCCCCAGTATTGGTCCCTGCCCTCCGTCCCCACCCTGCCAGctccatgttttctttcattcttacaGTGAGCCAACAAGACATACGTTTCTTTTCTCCCTTACACACCTTCTCACTTAGTAGACATGTGATCACACTCTTGACAGTATATTTGAACCACTAAAAACACACCTGTGCCTACTCATTTTTTAACAACAGCCATAAATATTTGATGCAGTCTCCCTAAAGACACTGGCGAGCACATCAGATCTGCCTCTGACCCTTCGGGAGCATCCAGTCTGCTGGGGACGGGCATCACGATCACTCCTGTGCAGGCATGATTTCAGACTTGAGTAACTGCCTTGTAGGACAGCGGCATGGTGCTGGGACTGTAGAACAGGGGTGCTGACCACGTCCAGGGGTGGAAGGAAGCATGAGGGACAGTGGGAGTCAGGGGAGAgttgggaagggaaagaaagttccaggcagagggacctGAGAGAAGGTGGCCTGATGGAATACAAAAAGAAAGTCAAGAGGTTtgaccccacccacccccgcacCCCCAGACTTTGCCAGGCCTCAAGATTGGCCCCTCAGGTTACCTGGGGGTGGGGTTTATAACATGGGTTATGTCAATAATAAATCAACACTTACTCTGTGCATGCTTTTGCTCAATATTCTCGGATGAATTAAGACACATTTAGTCCTCCCAGCAGCACGGTGAAGCACAggcattattttacagatgaggaaatggaggcttagGTTAGATCACTTGTGTTAGGCCACGTAGCCAGGAAGGGGCAGAGCCAGAGGAGAAGCCCAGGTCCTCGATTTCAGAGTTCCTACTGGTCATTTCCCCAGCTGCTTATACTGCTGTCTCGAGGAAGGTTCCACCACTGAATGAGGCCTCTTGGGGCCCTGGTGGGTACCTGGTTGCCACCCAGGACACAACATCTGCCCTGGTGACCTGGTCATCTTCTCCTTTAGAGGCAAGTGATCACTGCAACCTATCCTTATAACTCCACTTGGCTCAGAGCAGCCTCTGACTCACTGCTTCTCTTGCTCCCATGCCTGCTTCTGCCCACACTCACTATGCCATAATAAGACAAGGTTTGGTCAGCTTCTTGCCACCCATGAGTAGGTCTGCAGGTGATTGTCTTTGGCTGATCCTTTGGCTGGTCAGTTATAGGCCAGAAGGCGGGGTCCTAGAGCTGAAATCCAGCCACTGATGTGTGGGGAGCGACTTGGGCCACACTTGTCACAAGAGCCTGTGCACTGAGCACTCGGGGCCTCATCGACGGAGCCTCTAGCTGACGTGTTACAGGGATTCATAGGCACCTGATGACCTAGTCGTGGCCTGAGGTGTCTCAAGCTAAGCCCCATTCCTCACCTCCATGACAATAGGCACCGTCCAGTGAGGGTGGGCCATTTAATAGTTCATCGCAAGGAAGCAGTCCTCAAAACAGAAAAGGCTTGGTGCAGGATGTTGTTCACTACGAGGTGATTAAGTAAAAAATGCAGCCTGAGTCCCCAGCAATAGGGGAATGATTAACCCTGTGGAATAGACCACTTGGGGGCTCTTTGAAAGCAGTAGCAATGCTGTTTACAAGGGTGTGTGCAGACAGAGAAACAGGCTTTAACTTGGGGGCACAGTCACATGTGTAGACATTGTGTTTATGCCTGAGCCCTAAGCCTTCCTTGTTAGGAACTAGAGCAAAACACTAGTGATGGTTCTGTCTTGGCACAGAACCGTCTATCTGACCTTCCTTCTTGTACTTCTCAGCATTTACAGATTTGTAGGAACTATTCTCTTTGTTCATATTCTCAGTGTTATGAGTGATAGTCTATCCTTCTGTTGCTGGAAACCAGTCAGTATGTGGCCCTGTGAAGGAAGCCCAGCAGTGAAGCCAGCAGGTCTTCATTGCAATCCTGGCCCCACTGCTTGTGTTTATCTGCTGTGAGACCTCAGCAGGCCACCTCATTGCTCAGAGTTTTGGTTCCTGGTTGACAAGTAAAGATGGTGACGCCATCCTTAGAGCAGTTCTGGGGACTGGAGCTAACATCCTTCAAGTGCTCAGCACTTGGCTGTCAAGTCCTCGGTGAACAGTGGGTGATGACTGTTAACTGCCAGTCTAGGCTCTGGAATTCTGGGTGtggggctgggagcagggcaGAAAGGCACTCCCAGGGTTCTGCTCAGTCTCTGCTCTCCCCTCAGGCATTCCCATCAAGAGCACCATGGACAATCCCACCACCACACAGTACGCCAACCTCATGCACAACTTCATCTTGAAGGCCCGGAGCACCGTGCGCGAAATTGACCCCCAGAATGACCTCACCTTCCTTCGAATTCgctccaagaaaaatgaaattatggtTGCACCAGGtaaggggtcttccccaccccaaCTTGAGAGCAGACCCTCACTGTGCGTGCCCTGTAGCTGTCGGGAAGGCTTTGGGTATGGGCTTGTCCATGGGTTCCAGAGAAAGGCCTGAAGAGCAGAAGGTACAGATTTGAATGTCTCATTGCCTGGCCTGTCCCAGCTGGCATCCCCAGTGAGTCCTCATTCACAGTGACTCTAGGCAGACCCTGTCCTGGGTTCTGGGCTATAGTAGGGAATTATGGTGTCATGGGGGGGATAGACAtcgacatgtgtgtgtgtgtgtgaattgttCAGTCATGATTTGGGGGAATTCAAGGAGCACTTGGGAACATGGAGGAGGGTGTGATTAGGCCTGCTTGTGGCAGTCAGCaaaggcttcccagaggaaggaacatttgaACTGACTCTGAGGGCACAAGTTAAGAGGAAGCAAGTTGGGTGGGATTGGGGGTGGTGGAGTTGGAAAAGCTGTGCCTGAAGAAAaaagagttcaatgattctaaacCAAATTGTAAGGCAAAACCACCATGCACtcattttatcctttaaaaaaaccaaaaaatattaatttgccCACTTCTTAAATACAGTCCTGTTTCTCTGGTCCCCATGCAGACAGGCTTTCCTCCAGCACGGGAAGGGATTGCTTTGTTTCCACATGAAGTACTTGGGGACTGTGTGGTACAAACAGTACCCGTCTTAGCATTTGTTCTCAGGGTGACGAGATGCTCGCCCTGGGAGGCGCCCCTAAGCACTGGGCCCACAGGAGGGGTCAGCAGGGCCACCTGCCCTGCCCCACCTCATTCACATGCATGGCCTGGTGTGGTGGACAGATcctccagcactgtttgcagttATCCTCTCTCACCGTCCCCTTTGTGGCTGAGCCCTGAGGTGAGTGTGCGCGGGGGGATGGAGTGCAGCTTGTGTAGAGCAGCGGGATGTGTGTAGGAAGGAGGGGAGGTGATGTGTGTGGTCCAATTTAGAAGGGGCCTCAGACGCCAAACTCAGCTGTCTGGACTTGACTTAGTGAGCGGAGGTTTTTTCAAGGCAGTCAGTAATAGGATTGTGACTGGGGCCTGGACGAAGGCAGGCAGGGGCAAGGCTGGGACAGTGA from Muntiacus reevesi chromosome 2, mMunRee1.1, whole genome shotgun sequence harbors:
- the DYNLRB1 gene encoding dynein light chain roadblock-type 1 gives rise to the protein MAEVEETLKRLQSQKGVQGIIVVNTEGIPIKSTMDNPTTTQYANLMHNFILKARSTVREIDPQNDLTFLRIRSKKNEIMVAPDKDYFLIVIQNPTE